The Neobacillus sp. PS3-34 genome has a window encoding:
- a CDS encoding fibronectin type III domain-containing protein, which produces MVKFKKLKKVGRKVQMTMIAGLLVVAAFPFVGSSKVQTALADTPTMNPGGTPDYYTTPNYANSQLPEIDPVTKQVIPGTGIRKFVDGLPGLGADHANNLAQYIPVAVPDKTTYPGSDYYEISLVEYTEQMHSDLKPTKLRGYVQTNTTDPTVSKPSYLGPMIIADKNRPVRVKFTNKLPTGQGGDLFLPVDESFMGAGEGPQGGKYTQNRGLLHLHGGITPWISDGTPHQWITPAGENTPYPKGVSVHNVPDMPDPGDGSMTYFYTNQQSARMLFYHDHSYGITRLNVYAGEEAAYLLRDDVEKSLIASGVLPQEEIPLMIQDKTFVPTESQLAATDPTWDLNKWGKQGSLWFPHVYMQNQNPYDLSGANPMGRWDYGPWFWPPNTGLKNGPVPNPLAGQTGQAPMNPGVPNVSAVPEAFMDTPVINGTAYPTLTVDPKAYRFRILNAANDRMWNLQLYKAASNADMWNKDGSLNDANAGEVKMVDAVKKAGYPDTWPSDGRDGGVPDPDPAFAGPKMIQIGNDSGFLPKAVELQNQPIDYEYRRRSITVLNVSSKTLLLGPAERADVVVDFSKYAGQTLILYNDSPAPVPAFDPRYDYYTGDPDQSATGENTGGSPSTLPGYGPNTRTIMQIKVAPATANTVDTTQKTLDTLTTEIPKAFTSSQNPLLVPDGRWGNIQDTSLDISPAKNGSLTLPMEPKAIAEEFEQNYGRMNATLGVELPNTNYQNQTTVMLGYIDPSTENLTDSMTPMSPKAGDGTQIWKITHNGVDTHAIHFHLFDVQLVNRVGWDGSIRFPDQNEKGWKDTVRMNPLEDVIVALRPVSPKLPFGIPDSIRPLDPTMPLGSTMGFAGVDPTTGNPMAVSNKMTNFAWEYVWHCHLLGHEENDMMRTMVFNFTQSKPASSVLAATRVNGGPVNLTWTDPTPAIDSTTLGNPSNEVGYNIMRAIIKNGVAGSYTKVGIALANNTSFTDNSADVNTSYSYRVDAFNAVTAPDKTNPATVTDGGTPSNAVAVQGIPMAPTNLKITQSGQSASLTWTDNENNETGFVVERSTDGINFTSVATPGSSKDTGSVNFVDTTVKTGTYTYRVKTVNGTLVSGYSNTASITINNTPPPSPPAAPNNLIANLQAGPSVKLTWRDNALNETGFVIERSTNNGAYAVIATPTARNNTGNMSYDDTDVVADNTYSYRIKAVNGTSSSGYSNIAQVSVPKIPAAPTNLLVSAIAPRGSNTDTVTGFWSKPSGTVTGYVVQYATDAAFTQNVSTFNASSNTFLKSGFTKNRTYYFRVQAVNQSGSSNWSTVKSVNTP; this is translated from the coding sequence ATGGTTAAGTTCAAAAAACTAAAAAAAGTAGGTCGCAAGGTTCAAATGACTATGATTGCGGGGTTATTAGTAGTAGCCGCGTTCCCTTTTGTTGGGAGCTCAAAGGTTCAAACAGCATTGGCAGATACGCCAACCATGAATCCAGGAGGGACACCGGATTATTATACTACTCCAAACTATGCTAACAGCCAGTTACCAGAGATAGATCCAGTTACAAAGCAAGTAATCCCTGGTACAGGTATACGCAAATTTGTGGATGGGTTACCTGGTTTGGGTGCTGATCATGCCAATAACCTGGCGCAATATATCCCTGTGGCTGTTCCGGATAAGACTACCTATCCCGGCTCAGACTATTATGAAATTTCGCTGGTAGAGTATACAGAGCAGATGCATAGTGATTTGAAGCCAACGAAGCTTCGTGGTTATGTTCAAACAAATACCACCGATCCTACTGTAAGCAAACCAAGTTATTTAGGTCCGATGATTATTGCTGATAAGAATCGTCCTGTTCGGGTGAAATTTACGAACAAGCTCCCTACAGGCCAGGGTGGAGACCTATTCCTTCCAGTAGATGAGTCATTTATGGGTGCCGGTGAGGGACCGCAAGGCGGCAAGTACACCCAAAACCGTGGACTTCTGCACTTGCACGGAGGTATTACTCCGTGGATAAGTGACGGTACTCCTCATCAATGGATAACTCCTGCGGGAGAAAATACTCCTTATCCAAAAGGTGTAAGTGTCCATAATGTACCTGACATGCCAGACCCAGGTGATGGTTCCATGACTTATTTTTACACAAATCAGCAAAGCGCAAGGATGCTCTTCTACCATGATCATAGTTATGGAATTACTCGCCTGAATGTGTATGCTGGTGAAGAGGCGGCCTACCTTCTTCGTGATGACGTAGAGAAATCTTTAATTGCTAGTGGCGTTCTTCCGCAAGAGGAAATTCCTTTAATGATTCAGGATAAGACCTTTGTACCGACTGAATCACAATTGGCTGCAACTGACCCGACTTGGGATCTAAATAAATGGGGAAAGCAAGGCAGCCTATGGTTCCCGCATGTTTACATGCAAAATCAGAATCCTTATGACCTTTCAGGAGCGAACCCGATGGGGAGGTGGGATTATGGACCTTGGTTCTGGCCGCCAAATACCGGCTTGAAAAATGGGCCTGTACCGAACCCGTTAGCTGGCCAAACAGGTCAGGCACCTATGAATCCTGGAGTGCCAAATGTTTCTGCTGTACCAGAGGCATTCATGGATACACCCGTTATCAATGGTACAGCATACCCAACACTAACGGTTGATCCTAAGGCATATCGTTTCCGTATTTTGAATGCAGCAAATGATAGGATGTGGAATCTTCAGCTATATAAAGCAGCCTCTAATGCAGATATGTGGAACAAAGATGGATCTCTAAACGATGCAAATGCTGGAGAAGTAAAAATGGTAGATGCTGTTAAAAAAGCCGGATACCCTGATACATGGCCAAGTGACGGAAGGGACGGAGGCGTTCCGGATCCAGATCCAGCGTTTGCCGGTCCAAAAATGATTCAAATCGGGAATGACAGCGGATTCCTGCCAAAAGCGGTCGAACTCCAAAATCAGCCTATTGACTATGAATATCGCCGTAGAAGCATAACAGTACTTAACGTGTCTAGCAAGACGCTATTACTGGGTCCAGCCGAAAGAGCGGACGTTGTTGTCGACTTCAGTAAATATGCAGGCCAGACACTTATTCTTTATAATGACTCACCAGCTCCAGTACCAGCGTTTGACCCACGCTATGACTATTACACTGGAGATCCGGATCAATCAGCTACAGGCGAAAATACCGGCGGGTCACCGTCCACGCTACCGGGTTACGGTCCAAACACTCGTACGATTATGCAAATTAAAGTTGCTCCTGCAACAGCAAATACAGTCGATACTACACAAAAAACGTTGGATACATTGACAACAGAAATACCAAAAGCTTTTACATCAAGCCAAAATCCACTTCTTGTGCCAGACGGAAGATGGGGGAATATTCAAGATACTTCACTTGATATCTCACCTGCCAAGAATGGGTCACTTACCTTACCTATGGAGCCAAAAGCGATTGCTGAGGAATTCGAACAAAATTACGGGCGGATGAATGCAACGCTCGGCGTGGAATTGCCGAATACGAATTATCAAAACCAAACAACGGTTATGTTGGGATATATAGATCCGTCAACTGAGAACCTGACGGACTCGATGACTCCGATGAGCCCAAAAGCTGGTGATGGTACTCAGATTTGGAAAATAACCCACAACGGGGTCGATACGCATGCCATCCACTTCCATCTATTCGATGTACAGCTTGTAAACCGAGTAGGTTGGGATGGTTCGATTCGATTCCCTGATCAAAATGAAAAAGGCTGGAAGGATACAGTTAGAATGAATCCGTTGGAGGATGTTATTGTTGCTTTAAGGCCTGTTTCTCCAAAATTGCCATTTGGAATTCCGGACAGTATCCGTCCTTTAGATCCGACCATGCCATTAGGTTCAACCATGGGCTTTGCGGGTGTCGATCCAACCACCGGCAATCCAATGGCAGTCTCGAATAAAATGACGAATTTTGCATGGGAATACGTATGGCATTGCCATCTATTAGGTCACGAAGAAAATGATATGATGAGAACGATGGTTTTCAACTTCACACAGTCAAAGCCGGCCTCTTCTGTTCTGGCTGCAACCAGGGTTAATGGTGGACCTGTAAATCTTACGTGGACAGATCCTACTCCTGCCATTGATTCTACGACGCTTGGTAATCCGTCCAATGAGGTTGGGTATAATATCATGCGTGCAATCATTAAAAATGGCGTTGCAGGCAGCTATACGAAAGTCGGTATAGCTTTAGCCAACAATACTTCTTTCACAGATAATTCTGCGGATGTGAATACGAGCTACAGCTACCGTGTAGATGCGTTTAATGCTGTTACCGCTCCAGACAAAACCAATCCAGCGACAGTAACTGATGGCGGAACACCTTCAAATGCAGTGGCTGTACAAGGAATTCCGATGGCGCCGACTAACCTGAAAATAACACAATCAGGCCAGTCAGCGAGTCTGACATGGACAGATAATGAAAATAATGAGACGGGATTTGTTGTTGAACGCTCTACAGATGGGATTAATTTTACATCGGTTGCTACACCAGGTTCTTCTAAGGATACTGGCAGTGTTAACTTCGTAGATACAACAGTGAAGACAGGAACTTACACATATCGCGTTAAAACCGTAAACGGCACACTGGTATCTGGTTATTCAAACACAGCAAGTATAACAATTAATAATACACCACCACCATCGCCTCCTGCGGCTCCGAACAATCTTATAGCGAATTTGCAGGCTGGACCGAGTGTCAAATTGACATGGAGAGATAATGCGTTAAATGAAACTGGCTTTGTAATTGAACGTTCTACAAATAATGGAGCTTATGCTGTAATTGCTACTCCTACCGCAAGAAATAATACAGGAAATATGAGCTACGATGATACAGATGTAGTTGCAGACAATACGTATTCTTATCGTATTAAAGCTGTGAATGGAACATCTTCGTCTGGTTACTCTAATATCGCTCAGGTAAGTGTACCTAAAATTCCTGCTGCACCAACGAATTTGCTTGTTAGTGCCATAGCTCCGAGAGGAAGTAATACGGATACAGTTACAGGATTTTGGAGTAAACCGTCCGGTACGGTCACTGGATATGTGGTCCAGTACGCGACAGATGCAGCCTTTACGCAAAATGTATCTACATTTAATGCTAGTAGCAATACCTTCCTAAAATCGGGTTTTACTAAAAATCGGACTTACTATTTCAGAGTCCAAGCGGTAAATCAGAGTGGATCCTCTAATTGGTCAACTGTTAAATCTGTGAATACACCTTAA
- a CDS encoding TetR/AcrR family transcriptional regulator, protein MTPKISKSEKEKRRMHIIHSATEVFVRKGFVTSTMQDIVDETGMSRGWVYIYFSSKEEIMKAILAKMTKKQKHRLQTSQQVDFQSGKVCVG, encoded by the coding sequence TTGACACCTAAAATATCTAAAAGCGAGAAAGAAAAAAGGCGAATGCATATCATCCATTCTGCAACGGAGGTATTTGTACGTAAAGGTTTTGTAACCTCAACCATGCAGGATATTGTGGATGAAACAGGCATGAGCCGCGGCTGGGTTTATATTTATTTTTCAAGCAAAGAGGAAATCATGAAGGCTATTTTGGCCAAAATGACAAAGAAACAGAAGCACAGATTACAAACCTCTCAACAAGTGGACTTCCAATCTGGCAAGGTCTGTGTGGGATAA